The Acinonyx jubatus isolate Ajub_Pintada_27869175 chromosome D2, VMU_Ajub_asm_v1.0, whole genome shotgun sequence genome contains a region encoding:
- the NPM3 gene encoding nucleoplasmin-3, which produces MAAGAAAALAFLSQESRVRAGGVGGLRVPAPVTMDSFFFGCELSGHTRSFTFKVEEEDESEHVLALTMLCLTEGAKDECNVVEVVARNHDHQEIAVPVANLKLSCQPMLSLDDFQLQPPVTFRLKSGSGPVRITGRHQIVTISNDVSEEEESEEGSEEEEAELCPILPAKKQRGRP; this is translated from the exons ATGGCCGCCGGCGCCGCCGCCGCTTTAGCGTTCCTGAGTCAGGAGAGCCGAGTCCGGGCCGGAGGGGTCGGGGGTCTGCGGGTCCCGGCTCCGGTCACTATGGACAGTTTTTTCTTCG gctgtgagctctcCGGCCACACCCGCTCTTTCACCTTCAAGGTAGAGGAAGAGGATGAATCGGAGCATGTGCTGGCGTTGACCATG ctctgcctcacCGAGGGGGCCAAAGATGAGTGTAATGTGGTAGAAGTCGTGGCCAGGAATCATGACCATCAGGAGATTGCAGTCCCTGTGGCCAATCTCAAGTTGTCCTGCCAACCCATG CTCAGTTTGGATGACTTCCAGCTCCAGCCACCTGTAACCTTCCGCCTGAAGTCAGGTTCTGGCCCTGTGCGCATCACTGGGAGGCACCAGATTG TTACTATAAGCAATGACGTTTCTGAGGAAGAAGAGAGTGAAGaagggagtgaggaggaggaagctgagttGTGCCCCATCCTACCTGCCAAGAAGCAGAGGGGCAGGCCCTAG